The following proteins come from a genomic window of Falco cherrug isolate bFalChe1 chromosome Z, bFalChe1.pri, whole genome shotgun sequence:
- the ELL2 gene encoding RNA polymerase II elongation factor ELL2 — protein MAGLRDGARHGVSCGTGRPNVKVPHVKLTETAQRALESCPGGKDRTSSQPSVCFQGSQGHVKIPKVDSSNEVKTFSFSSSNVGKDNPQGSLDCVQQMNSSSGDSKLTSLGVIQNKITVRATSDSCQTTKARLTQVEEESCNRNLKVIKAGGPFLGRRVPIKKLIRCGSSPVLVRNKVTSTNCGKTSRRSQKHSSVSHRPYKDRVVHLLALKNYKKPELLARLQRDGVNQKDRNSLGIILKQVASLNPKDNCYVLRDYLFKDIQKDWPGYTEEERQSLELILSKKLNPPQSAATATTTSSDSVSAATSKNNDKSTTQKRHSSPISVRHMGKKQRIAHQSNRMYPLLSSHLPALSAKATTAPLLSTTTTTTILTPSSALLPSTCLISSTPQVALYKSPSTPKGQGSQKLPVATFSQNGSIACEVQQEKHTSLTPCGTPVAPAVQVKPPVSAGKKPVVLHKKSCNVKEHEKNKSNTQDVRASEEKKNASEEETSNWKKSSDLDSGDGLKETCTASVESPSSTSEQPDYILKYTAIGSYNQRQSYEDDFNAEFDEYRTLHARIDSVIKRFTQLDELRKSLSPGSKEYEVFCEEVLEEYQKVKESYPSYYEEKHRCEYLHKKLSHIKRMVVEFDRQQAETWHYALFGQHS, from the exons ATGGCGGGACTGAGGGACGGGGCGAGGCACGGCGTGTCCTGCGGGACGGGGAGACCGAATGTCAAGGTGCCGCACGTCAAGCTGACCGAGACGGCCCAGCGAGCGCTGGAGAGCTGCCCGGGTGGCAAG gACCGTACTTCTTCTCAACCTTCAGTTTGTTTCCAAGGATCTCAAGGA caTGTTAAAATTCCCAAAGTTGATTCCTCAAATGAAGTGAAGACATTTAGCTTCAGCTCGTCAAATGTTGGCAAAGATAATCCTCAGGGAAGCTTAGACTGTGTCCAGCAAATGAACTCAAG TTCTGGAGACTCAAAACTCACTAGCCTGGGAGTTATACAGAATAAAATCACCGTACGTGCAACTAGTGATTCCTGTCAGACGACTAAAGCACGCTTGACCCAGGTAGAAGAGGAGTCATGCAATAGAAATCTAAAGGTCATTAAAGCTGGTGGACCATTTCTAG GCAGAAGAGTACCGATCAAAAAACTAATACGGTGTGGTTCAAGTCCTGTGCTAGTGCGGAATAAAGTGACATCCACAAACTGCGGCAAAACATCACGGAGGTCTCAAAAACACAGTAGTGTTTCCCACAGACCATACAAGGACAGGGTGGTTCACTTACTGGCACTGAAGAATTACAAGAAACCAGAGCTACTTGCTCGCTTGCAGCGAGATGGTGTCAACCAAAAGGACAGGAATTCCCTTGGAATTATCCTCAAGCAG GTAGCCAGCTTGAATCCAAAGGATAACTGCTACGTTCTGAGGGATTACTTATTTAAAGACATTCAGAAAGATTGGCCTGGAtacactgaagaagaaagacaGTCATTGGAGTTAATACTTTCAAA GAAGTTAAATCCACCTCAGAGTGCCGCCACTGCCACCACTACCAGCAGCGATTCGGTCTCTGCTGCAACTTCTAAGAACAATGATAAATCAACTACTCAG aAACGGCATTCGAGTCCCATTTCTGTCCGTCACATGGGCAAAAAGCAGAGGATAGCTCATCAGAGCAATCGAATGTACCCCTTGCTCAGCAGCCACCTGCCAGCCCTCAGTGCAAAAGCCACCACTGCCCCTCTGCtgtccaccaccaccaccacaaccatcTTGACTCCCTCTTCTGCGTTGCTACCTTCCACATGCCTCATTTCCAGCACTCCTCAAGTTGCCTTGTACAAATCCCCCAGCACCCCTAAGGGGCAGGGGTCACAAAAGCTGCCGGTGGCCACCTTCAGTCAAAATGGAAGTATCGCCTGTGAagtgcagcaggaaaaacataCCTCTCTGACTCCTTGTGGAACCCCAGTGGCTCCCGCCGTGCAGGTGAAGCCTCCTGTGTCTGCCGGCAAGAAGCCTGTGGTGTTGCACAAAAAGTCCTGTAATGTGAAAGAGCAtgagaagaacaaaagcaatACGCAGGATGTTAGGGCAAGTGAGGAGAAGAAAAACGCTAGTGAAGAAGAAACTAGCAACTGGAAAAAATCCTCCGATCTGGATTCAGGTGATG gACTTAAAGAAACTTGCACTGCCTCTGTAGAATCTCCTTCCTCAACATCTGAACAACCAGACTACATCCT aaaataCACAGCTATAGGCTCATACAATCAACGCCAGAGTTACGAGGATGACTTCAATGCGGAGTTTGATGAATACAGGACTTTGCATGCTCGAATAGACAGTGTCATCAAGAGATTCACGCAGCTTGATGAACTGCGGAAGAGTCTTTCTCCAGGGTCCAAAGAATATGAG gtCTTTTGTGAGGAAGTCTTAGAAGAGTATCAAAAGGTAAAAGAG TCTTATCCCAGCTACTATGAAGAGAAACACAGATGTGAGTACCTCCACAAGAAGCTGTCTCACATCAAGAGAATGGTAGTGGAATTCGACAGACAGCAGGCAGAGACGTGGCACTACGCCTTATTTGGCCAGCACAGTTGA